The DNA window ATGTTCTTTATAGTATCTTTCTTCAAATCATATAATATATGCCTGTTAATATTCATCTTATAATCCTTTCCATCGGACTAACCGTTTTATACAGTATATATCCTAACAATCCACCTACTACATTTAACAAAACATCATCTATATCACAAGTACCCACTCCAACAATATATTGAACTATTTCTATAAAACACGTCAATATCAATGATACACTCAAAATATATTTATACTTGTTTGCTTTTTTCCAAACTATAGGATACAAAAAACCTAATGGCATAAATGCTAAAATATTACCACCAATATTCACTATAGTAGCTTTTATTCCATGTTTTAAAAATAAATATTGTGATATAGTCTTCAATGGCATAAAATTATAACTTCCATGATGATAATCTCTTCCATAATAAGTACTGAAAAAGACTAAATACAACAAATACAATAAGTATGCTATAAACAATATACAAAATAATTTTCTTAATGCTTGTTTCTGACACAATCTCAAAACCATTCACCCCTATACAAATTAAGCCTCACACAACTGTATACTTTGCAAATCTTCAATAATCCTACCTATATGATAGTTGTATACAATATTCAAATCACCACATGATTCTCCTTTATTTCTAAACTCAAAATAATTCAACCTCTTTAGTTTTACAATATTATCATCATTCAAGAATCTTCCTTCTTCCATCCTTTGAAGCATTCTCAAATTTTCATAAATATCATTATATAATTCAATTTTCCTTCTCATATTTTTTATTTTATTATTTTCATCTTTTTTCAATCTATATTCAGTACTGCAAACATCTAATTCTTTGTTTAAATCACCTATCTCTCTTTTTAAATCACCTAAATCTACGTTCATCCCAAGGCAGATCATCTGATTAATGATTAATGAAGCCTTACTTGTTATGGTGTTGTATCCTTTCAATATCTTATGTTTATAATCATATGGAAAAAATAAATAATTCACTACTAAAGCCACACTTATTCCTATAAATGTATCTATTATTCTATTTACACTATATCGTATAGGACTTTGACCGTCTAAATTCACCATAATTGCCATAAAAACAATTCCTGCAATAGTTATAGATTTATTCCATTTAAGCAAATTACAAATATAGATGACTACAATAATACCTAATCCACATAACAATACATTGTTAGGTTGAATAGATGCAAACATTAAACCGATAAATGCTCCTACAGACGTACCCATCATTCTATTTTTTCCTACTTTAAAAGAATTTGTTATAGAATTGCCCATAGAAATAATGGCTGCAATTGCAGCATAAAATGGGTATTCAAGTTTTAACAGTTCAGATATAAGCACACACAAAGAAACTGCCAAAGCAGTTTTGATATTTCTCATTCCAATTTTAAATTTCATACGATTACTCCTTACTACTAACTTTATACAATGTCTCTTTCAAATCCTACAAATATACTTACTTCTCCTTATACACTATGACCTTATTTCTGCCACTCTGTTTAGCCATATACAAGGCTTGATCTGCTCGATCAAATAATTTATCTACACTATCCTCCATCATTCTATTAGCGAGTCCTAAGCTTATTGTAACAAATACCTCTCCCTTTGCTGTATTCACTGCTGTATCCATAATATTTTT is part of the Crassaminicella profunda genome and encodes:
- a CDS encoding VanZ family protein; the encoded protein is MRLCQKQALRKLFCILFIAYLLYLLYLVFFSTYYGRDYHHGSYNFMPLKTISQYLFLKHGIKATIVNIGGNILAFMPLGFLYPIVWKKANKYKYILSVSLILTCFIEIVQYIVGVGTCDIDDVLLNVVGGLLGYILYKTVSPMERIIR
- a CDS encoding FUSC family protein, with product MKFKIGMRNIKTALAVSLCVLISELLKLEYPFYAAIAAIISMGNSITNSFKVGKNRMMGTSVGAFIGLMFASIQPNNVLLCGLGIIVVIYICNLLKWNKSITIAGIVFMAIMVNLDGQSPIRYSVNRIIDTFIGISVALVVNYLFFPYDYKHKILKGYNTITSKASLIINQMICLGMNVDLGDLKREIGDLNKELDVCSTEYRLKKDENNKIKNMRRKIELYNDIYENLRMLQRMEEGRFLNDDNIVKLKRLNYFEFRNKGESCGDLNIVYNYHIGRIIEDLQSIQLCEA